The following coding sequences lie in one Kribbella sp. NBC_00709 genomic window:
- a CDS encoding serine hydrolase has translation MTRRLRIDDLTELAVPEQPVLSPDATQLVYVLRTTDAKADRTLRSLWRIPASGGTPEQLTRGDADTMPVWSPDGSRLAFLRAKDGPAQLWVLPVGGGEPEQLTTLPLGAGAPKWSPDGKRIAFSAPVDIATPSDAEAAAHAPIATERLDYQADGAGWLRTIRKHLHVLDVETKECRQATEGDWHAGDPAWSPDGVKLAFGAATAPDADLTPTAPAYVLDASDAKATPQLVGLADGLTGTVTWTADGAALLVVGMLSGPVGHAGLLRLALDSGDVVNLAAPLDRNVMAGGPAYPGAVPTLVDDGRTVLFGVRDRGCTHLYSVPVEGGTPQHVLGEPGQVVSGLSVAAGVATVGLSTPTSFGEIVTLDLATCEATTRTTYGEKVADAFVRTEREFTISDGTVVSGWLVRDPAADGPQPLLLDIHGGPHNAWNAAADEVHVYHQELAARGWTVLLLNPRGSDGYGEEFFNAALGAWGTADARDFLEPLDELVAEGIADPDRLAVAGYSYGGFMTCYLTSRDDRFAAAVTGGVVSDLTSMAGTSDMGHFLDVYELNSATDYSSMSPFAEVSKVATPTLILQGDADVRCPVGQAQQWHTALRENGVPSQLVLYPEASHLFIVEGRPSHRVDFNRRILDWVEQYAGDASGPRRAKIDAAHWQRRLTTLAARHGVPGATLGILRVRPGGDDELVEAATGVLNKDTGVATTTDSVFQIGSMSKVWTATLALQLIDEGLLDLDAPISQVLPELQLGDPDVAKQVTMRHLLTHTSGIDGDVFTDTGRGDDCLEKYVDLLADVAQNHPLGATWSYCNAGFSLAGRVIEKLTGSTWDQALRDRIITPLGLQNTVTLPEEALLRSAAVGHVSEGEEEPKRAPVWGLPRSLGPAGLITSTVADALAFARLHLNDGVAPDGTRLLSEASVAAMAEQQAELPDKHSLGDSWGLGWIRFGWDGRRLIGHDGNTIGQAAFLRVLPDEGLAVVLLTNGGHTRDLYEDLYREIFGELAGVAMPVSLTPPAEPLTVDVRRHVGRYERASTIQEVLVDDEGPLLRMTITGPLAELVPDPTEELRMTPVDESGDLFVVRQPGALTWTPVTFYSLPTGEKYMHFGVRATPKVGG, from the coding sequence GTGACCCGACGTCTGCGCATCGACGACTTGACCGAGCTCGCCGTACCGGAGCAGCCGGTGCTGTCGCCGGACGCCACTCAACTCGTCTACGTCCTGCGGACCACCGACGCGAAGGCGGATCGCACGCTGCGGAGTCTGTGGCGCATTCCAGCCTCCGGTGGTACTCCGGAGCAGCTCACCCGCGGCGACGCCGACACGATGCCTGTCTGGTCGCCGGACGGGTCACGGCTGGCGTTCCTGCGGGCCAAGGACGGCCCGGCTCAGCTCTGGGTGCTGCCAGTGGGAGGCGGTGAGCCGGAGCAACTCACCACCCTGCCGCTGGGAGCTGGGGCGCCGAAGTGGAGTCCGGACGGGAAGCGGATCGCTTTCTCCGCGCCTGTCGACATCGCGACCCCCAGTGACGCAGAGGCAGCCGCACACGCGCCGATCGCGACAGAGCGTCTCGACTACCAAGCTGACGGCGCGGGCTGGCTGCGAACCATCCGCAAGCACCTCCATGTCCTCGACGTGGAGACGAAGGAGTGCCGCCAGGCCACCGAGGGAGACTGGCACGCCGGCGACCCGGCCTGGTCACCGGACGGTGTGAAGCTGGCTTTCGGAGCAGCTACCGCGCCGGACGCGGATCTGACGCCGACTGCGCCCGCCTACGTGCTGGACGCATCAGACGCCAAGGCGACGCCGCAGCTGGTCGGGCTGGCTGACGGACTGACCGGCACGGTGACCTGGACTGCTGACGGCGCCGCACTGCTTGTCGTCGGCATGCTGTCCGGACCGGTCGGTCACGCCGGTCTGCTGCGGCTCGCTCTGGACAGCGGCGACGTGGTGAACCTTGCGGCTCCGCTCGACCGCAACGTGATGGCCGGCGGACCGGCGTACCCGGGTGCCGTGCCCACGCTGGTGGACGACGGCCGCACTGTCCTCTTCGGCGTCCGGGACCGTGGATGCACGCACCTCTACTCCGTTCCCGTCGAAGGCGGCACACCTCAGCACGTGCTGGGCGAGCCGGGACAGGTCGTGTCCGGGCTGTCCGTCGCCGCCGGCGTAGCGACTGTCGGGCTCAGCACGCCCACGTCGTTCGGAGAGATCGTCACGCTGGACCTGGCGACCTGCGAGGCGACAACGCGGACGACGTACGGCGAGAAAGTCGCTGACGCGTTCGTCCGGACAGAGCGGGAGTTCACCATCTCCGACGGGACTGTTGTGTCCGGCTGGCTCGTCCGCGACCCGGCTGCCGACGGGCCGCAGCCACTGCTGCTGGACATCCACGGCGGTCCGCACAACGCCTGGAACGCCGCGGCCGACGAAGTGCACGTCTACCACCAGGAGCTGGCGGCCCGCGGCTGGACGGTGCTGCTGCTCAACCCCCGTGGCAGCGACGGGTACGGCGAGGAGTTCTTCAACGCCGCTCTCGGAGCCTGGGGTACGGCGGACGCGCGTGACTTCCTCGAGCCGCTCGACGAGCTGGTTGCCGAGGGCATCGCTGACCCCGACCGCCTGGCCGTGGCCGGCTACAGCTACGGCGGATTCATGACGTGCTACCTGACCAGCCGCGACGACCGCTTCGCTGCCGCGGTCACCGGTGGTGTGGTCAGCGACCTCACCAGCATGGCCGGTACGTCGGACATGGGCCACTTCCTCGACGTGTACGAACTGAACAGCGCCACCGACTACAGCTCCATGTCGCCGTTCGCGGAGGTCAGCAAGGTCGCCACGCCGACCCTCATCCTCCAGGGCGACGCCGACGTGCGTTGCCCGGTCGGACAGGCACAGCAGTGGCACACTGCCCTGCGCGAGAACGGCGTACCGAGCCAGCTCGTGCTCTACCCCGAGGCTAGTCACCTGTTCATCGTCGAGGGCCGTCCGTCCCACCGCGTCGACTTCAACCGGCGCATCCTCGACTGGGTGGAGCAGTACGCCGGTGACGCGAGCGGTCCGCGCCGGGCGAAGATCGACGCGGCGCACTGGCAGCGTCGGCTGACCACGCTGGCCGCAAGGCACGGCGTACCGGGTGCAACGCTCGGCATCCTGCGAGTGCGGCCGGGTGGCGATGACGAACTGGTGGAGGCGGCGACCGGCGTACTGAACAAGGACACCGGTGTCGCCACGACGACCGACTCGGTCTTCCAGATCGGCTCCATGTCGAAGGTCTGGACGGCCACCCTGGCGCTGCAGCTGATCGACGAGGGACTCCTGGATCTGGACGCACCGATCAGCCAGGTGCTGCCCGAATTGCAACTGGGTGATCCCGACGTCGCCAAGCAGGTGACGATGCGGCATCTGCTCACCCACACCAGCGGGATCGACGGCGACGTCTTCACCGACACAGGTCGAGGCGACGACTGTCTGGAGAAGTACGTCGACCTGCTGGCGGACGTCGCACAGAACCACCCACTTGGCGCGACGTGGTCGTACTGCAACGCCGGCTTCTCACTGGCCGGACGAGTGATCGAGAAGCTCACCGGCTCCACCTGGGACCAGGCACTGCGGGACCGGATCATCACACCACTCGGCCTGCAGAACACCGTCACGCTGCCAGAAGAGGCGCTGCTCCGATCGGCCGCGGTCGGGCACGTCAGCGAAGGCGAAGAGGAACCGAAGCGGGCACCGGTCTGGGGTCTCCCCCGCTCATTGGGACCGGCCGGCCTGATCACGTCGACCGTGGCTGACGCGCTGGCGTTCGCACGGCTCCACCTGAACGACGGCGTCGCACCGGACGGCACCCGGCTCCTCAGCGAGGCATCTGTGGCAGCCATGGCCGAGCAGCAGGCCGAGCTGCCGGACAAGCACTCCCTCGGTGATTCGTGGGGGCTCGGCTGGATCCGGTTCGGCTGGGACGGCCGGCGGTTGATCGGGCACGACGGCAACACGATCGGTCAGGCCGCGTTCCTGCGGGTGCTGCCCGACGAGGGACTGGCCGTCGTACTGCTGACGAACGGCGGCCACACGCGCGACCTGTACGAGGACCTCTATCGGGAGATCTTCGGCGAGCTGGCCGGTGTCGCCATGCCCGTGTCGCTGACTCCGCCCGCGGAGCCGCTGACAGTCGACGTACGTCGCCACGTCGGCCGGTACGAGCGGGCAAGCACGATCCAAGAGGTGCTGGTCGACGACGAGGGTCCGTTGCTGCGCATGACGATCACCGGACCGTTGGCCGAGCTGGTGCCGGATCCGACCGAGGAACTGCGCATGACCCCGGTCGACGAGAGCGGCGATCTGTTCGTGGTCCGGCAACCCGGTGCGCTCACGTGGACACCGGTGACGTTCTACTCGCTGCCGACCGGCGAGAAGTACATGCACTTCGGGGTTCGTGCCACGCCGAAGGTCGGCGGATGA
- a CDS encoding M20 family metallopeptidase yields the protein MTELVEQFAERLPLMLADLETLVTCESPSSDVAAVARSADVVAQLGAERLGSKPEYVVVDGCTHLRWQLGDGPQRVLVLAHHDTVWPLGSLTTHPFTNEDGVLRGPGCFDMKAGLVMALHAISTLPSATVTLLVTGDEELGSPSSRELIESEAAGCSAALVLEASADAGAVKLERKGVSVYEVRITGRAAHAGLEPELGINASVEAAHQVLAVSNLGDADRGTTVTPSVLTAGTTRNTVPAAGAFFVDARAWTVEEQLRVDEAMHALRPVLPGSSLEIIGGPNRPPLERKMSEELYARASQLALRLGVPPLRSVAVGGGSDGNFTAGIGTPTLDGLGAVGGGAHADDEHVVVAELAPRAALLAALIADLQDSP from the coding sequence ATGACCGAGCTGGTCGAGCAGTTCGCGGAGCGGTTGCCGCTGATGCTCGCGGATCTCGAAACCCTGGTGACGTGTGAGTCGCCGTCATCGGATGTCGCGGCGGTGGCTCGCAGTGCGGACGTCGTGGCCCAGCTGGGAGCGGAGCGGCTCGGGTCCAAGCCGGAGTACGTCGTCGTCGACGGCTGCACGCATCTGCGCTGGCAGCTCGGCGACGGGCCGCAGCGGGTCCTGGTACTCGCTCACCACGACACCGTCTGGCCACTTGGCTCGCTGACCACCCATCCGTTCACGAACGAGGACGGCGTACTGCGAGGTCCGGGCTGCTTCGACATGAAGGCCGGTCTGGTGATGGCTCTGCATGCAATCTCCACCTTGCCGTCGGCAACTGTCACGTTGCTGGTGACCGGTGACGAGGAACTGGGGTCACCGTCGTCGCGGGAGCTGATCGAGTCCGAGGCGGCCGGATGCTCGGCCGCACTGGTCCTGGAAGCATCGGCCGATGCCGGTGCGGTCAAGCTGGAGCGCAAGGGTGTGTCGGTGTACGAGGTGCGGATCACCGGGCGGGCCGCGCACGCGGGCCTCGAACCGGAGCTCGGCATCAACGCCTCGGTCGAAGCCGCCCACCAAGTGCTTGCCGTGAGCAACTTGGGCGACGCCGATCGCGGTACGACGGTGACGCCGTCGGTCCTGACGGCGGGGACCACACGGAACACCGTCCCGGCGGCAGGCGCGTTCTTCGTCGATGCCCGCGCCTGGACGGTCGAGGAACAGCTGCGGGTGGACGAGGCGATGCACGCCCTCCGACCGGTGCTGCCCGGGAGCTCGCTGGAGATCATCGGCGGACCGAACCGGCCGCCGCTCGAACGCAAGATGTCCGAAGAGCTGTACGCGCGTGCCTCCCAGCTCGCGCTTCGGCTCGGCGTGCCACCGCTGCGCTCGGTGGCGGTCGGCGGCGGATCGGACGGCAACTTCACAGCCGGGATCGGTACGCCGACCCTGGACGGGCTGGGCGCCGTCGGTGGTGGCGCCCATGCCGACGACGAACATGTCGTGGTTGCGGAACTCGCCCCACGCGCAGCCCTGCTGGCCGCGCTCATCGCCGACCTCCAGGACTCGCCATGA
- a CDS encoding GNAT family N-acetyltransferase: protein MTLDLSPSIAAATDAATAAGVRVRELRELAELDEVYRLYDSIWRPDPKNPPVTTELLRALTKAGNYVGGAYDGDELIGACVGFFSAPAEVSMHSHVAGVSGAARGRNVGFALKLHQRAWALRRGVSTISWTFDPLIRRNAYFNVAKLAARPTEYLMNFYGDMRDGINSGDDTDRLLVRWELDTPAVGAAAARRSTRTDVRLMPGATVALACDADGRPTVPGPAGDGVLLVAVPPEVEGLRRTDPGAAKAWRSALREVLGGLLADGARVTGFDRAGWYVVEQKEL from the coding sequence ATGACGCTCGATCTCAGTCCGTCGATTGCTGCCGCTACGGACGCGGCGACCGCAGCCGGCGTGCGAGTGCGTGAGCTACGGGAACTGGCGGAGCTCGACGAGGTCTACCGGCTGTACGACTCGATCTGGCGGCCCGACCCGAAGAATCCGCCGGTGACGACGGAGTTGCTACGGGCGTTGACGAAGGCCGGCAACTACGTCGGCGGGGCGTACGACGGTGACGAGCTGATCGGCGCCTGCGTCGGGTTCTTCTCGGCGCCCGCGGAGGTCTCGATGCACAGCCACGTCGCCGGGGTGTCCGGAGCGGCGCGCGGGCGGAACGTCGGGTTCGCGCTCAAACTGCATCAGCGGGCCTGGGCACTGCGCCGAGGCGTGTCGACGATCTCGTGGACGTTCGATCCGCTGATCCGGCGCAACGCGTACTTCAACGTGGCCAAGCTCGCGGCGCGGCCGACGGAGTACCTGATGAACTTCTACGGCGACATGCGGGACGGGATCAACAGCGGTGACGACACCGACCGCCTGCTGGTGCGGTGGGAGCTGGACACGCCTGCAGTCGGTGCCGCGGCGGCTCGGCGGTCAACTAGGACCGACGTGCGGTTGATGCCTGGGGCAACGGTTGCGCTGGCGTGCGATGCGGACGGTCGGCCCACGGTTCCCGGTCCCGCGGGCGACGGCGTGCTGCTGGTCGCCGTACCGCCTGAGGTCGAGGGACTGCGCCGCACGGATCCGGGTGCGGCGAAGGCCTGGCGGAGTGCGTTGCGCGAAGTGCTGGGCGGATTGCTGGCGGACGGCGCGCGGGTGACCGGATTCGATCGGGCCGGATGGTACGTCGTCGAGCAGAAGGAGCTGTGA
- the menC gene encoding o-succinylbenzoate synthase, protein MKLTGFELRRISMPLVSPFRTSFGTETTRDVLLVRAVSTDAEGWGECVAMSGPLYSSEYVEAAADVLRRFFVPALASVDSAVGVGPALSRFHGHRMAKAAVETAVLDAELRAENRTLARELGAVRDRVPCGVSVGIMDSIPELLDAVGGYLEQGYVRIKLKIQPGWDIEPVRAVREQFGDILLQVDANTAYTLADARHLARLDPFDLLLIEQPLDEEDVVGHADLARQISTPVCLDESITSARAAAAAIRLGACAIVNIKPGRVGGYLEAKRIHDVCVANDIPVWCGGMLETGIGRAANVALAALPGCTLPGDTSASDRYYQTDITPPFTLDDGHLPVPTSPGIGIEPLEDELASVTTGTEWLPL, encoded by the coding sequence ATGAAGCTGACCGGATTCGAACTGCGGCGGATCTCGATGCCGCTGGTGTCGCCGTTCCGGACCTCGTTCGGTACCGAGACCACGCGGGACGTGCTGCTGGTGCGCGCCGTGAGTACGGACGCCGAGGGGTGGGGCGAGTGCGTCGCGATGAGCGGTCCGCTGTACTCGTCGGAGTACGTCGAGGCGGCGGCCGACGTACTGCGGCGGTTCTTCGTGCCCGCGCTTGCTTCGGTGGACTCCGCGGTCGGGGTCGGACCCGCGTTGAGCCGGTTCCACGGGCATCGGATGGCGAAGGCCGCGGTGGAGACCGCCGTACTCGATGCCGAACTGCGGGCCGAGAACCGTACGCTGGCTCGCGAGCTGGGCGCGGTGCGGGATCGCGTGCCGTGTGGGGTGTCGGTCGGGATCATGGACTCGATCCCCGAGTTGCTCGATGCCGTCGGCGGGTATCTCGAGCAGGGGTACGTGCGGATCAAGCTGAAGATCCAACCGGGCTGGGACATCGAACCGGTCCGCGCCGTGCGCGAGCAGTTCGGGGACATCCTGCTGCAGGTCGACGCCAACACTGCGTACACGCTGGCCGACGCGCGGCACCTCGCCCGGCTCGATCCGTTCGACCTCCTGCTGATCGAGCAGCCGCTGGACGAGGAGGACGTTGTCGGGCACGCGGACCTGGCTCGGCAGATCAGTACGCCGGTGTGCCTGGACGAATCGATCACGTCGGCGCGCGCGGCCGCCGCCGCGATCCGTCTGGGCGCTTGCGCGATCGTCAACATCAAGCCGGGCCGCGTCGGCGGGTATCTGGAAGCCAAGCGCATCCACGACGTCTGCGTCGCCAACGACATCCCGGTCTGGTGCGGCGGCATGCTGGAAACCGGCATCGGCCGGGCCGCCAACGTTGCCCTGGCGGCGTTGCCCGGCTGCACGCTCCCCGGGGACACCTCCGCCTCGGATCGCTACTACCAGACCGACATCACCCCGCCGTTCACGCTCGACGACGGGCATCTCCCGGTGCCCACCAGCCCCGGCATCGGGATCGAGCCGCTCGAGGACGAACTGGCGTCGGTGACCACAGGTACCGAATGGCTGCCGCTGTGA
- a CDS encoding helix-turn-helix domain-containing protein, which translates to MTNRPRASLGRVLDDLGATLLELVHGDPDQPAEIGGIVIHDPLDDPVLPPQALVLGVGLHEPDRIADVLRDLGRQQAAGLVVRAQTLRPPADLPTMAEQPGSPIAAGDLLADAVAESGVALLALTRGASWDQLAVLLRSLLAEGDVGDAETLGGMPSGDLFALANATAALLDAPVTIEDRSSRVLAFSGRQDEADTARVQTVLGRQVPQRYFRLLTEYGIFRELYRTDRPVQVPPLPTAEEDFTIPRVAVAVRAGDEILGSIWAAVRDPLTAERSQALCDAAKLVALHMLRIRAGADVERRLRADLVSTALEGGAGARAALDRLGLADQAVVVLALGIIASSDSDESVVADLAGESLVSQAGLAGERQRLADAFAMHLGAVHPRAAAALVGDVAYGLIPVRPERSDGEERAVRIGKHFLERIGDRVTASIGVGPVVSDAAHLPNARAGADRALRVLRTGRAAPRVARLADVHVDTLLLELRDLIEARGDEPTGPIALLVAYDRRHHTDLVETLRAWLDAFGDVAAAAAAVYVHPNTFRYRLRRLAEVGGLDLDDPDSRFAAMLQLRLVPTT; encoded by the coding sequence GTGACGAATCGACCGCGGGCAAGCCTCGGCCGGGTGCTCGACGACCTGGGCGCGACCTTGCTGGAGCTCGTGCACGGTGACCCGGATCAGCCAGCGGAGATCGGCGGGATCGTCATCCACGACCCGCTCGACGACCCGGTCCTTCCCCCGCAGGCGCTCGTCCTCGGCGTCGGCCTGCACGAGCCCGACCGGATCGCCGACGTACTGCGCGATCTCGGCCGCCAGCAGGCCGCCGGGCTGGTCGTCCGTGCCCAGACGCTGAGGCCGCCGGCCGACTTGCCGACGATGGCCGAGCAGCCCGGTTCCCCGATCGCGGCCGGTGATCTCCTGGCGGACGCGGTGGCCGAGTCCGGAGTCGCACTGCTGGCGTTGACCCGCGGCGCGTCGTGGGACCAGCTCGCCGTGCTGCTGCGATCTCTGCTCGCCGAGGGTGACGTCGGTGACGCGGAGACCCTCGGTGGCATGCCGTCCGGTGACCTGTTCGCCCTCGCCAACGCGACCGCCGCGCTGCTCGACGCGCCGGTGACGATCGAGGATCGCAGCTCCCGCGTGCTCGCGTTCTCCGGCCGGCAGGACGAGGCCGACACCGCCCGGGTGCAGACGGTCCTCGGCCGCCAGGTACCGCAGCGGTACTTCCGCCTGCTCACGGAGTACGGCATCTTCCGCGAGCTGTACCGCACCGACCGCCCGGTCCAGGTGCCGCCGCTGCCGACCGCCGAGGAGGACTTCACCATCCCGCGCGTCGCCGTCGCGGTCCGCGCCGGCGACGAGATCCTCGGCTCGATCTGGGCCGCCGTCCGCGACCCGCTCACGGCCGAACGCTCCCAGGCACTGTGCGACGCCGCGAAGCTCGTTGCCCTTCATATGCTGCGCATCCGCGCCGGCGCCGACGTCGAACGCCGCCTGCGCGCCGACCTGGTCAGTACTGCGCTCGAAGGCGGCGCCGGCGCCCGCGCAGCCCTGGACCGGTTGGGACTGGCCGACCAGGCGGTCGTCGTACTCGCGCTCGGGATCATCGCCTCCTCCGACTCCGACGAGTCCGTCGTTGCCGACCTTGCGGGCGAATCGCTGGTCAGCCAAGCCGGGCTGGCCGGGGAGCGTCAGCGGCTGGCCGACGCGTTCGCCATGCATCTCGGCGCTGTGCATCCGCGGGCCGCGGCCGCATTGGTCGGTGATGTCGCGTACGGGTTGATCCCGGTTCGCCCCGAGCGGTCCGACGGCGAGGAACGCGCAGTACGGATCGGCAAGCACTTCCTCGAACGGATCGGCGATCGAGTCACGGCCAGCATCGGGGTCGGGCCGGTCGTGTCCGACGCCGCGCACCTCCCCAACGCGCGCGCCGGCGCCGACCGCGCCCTCCGGGTACTGCGAACCGGCCGCGCCGCCCCCCGCGTCGCCCGGCTCGCGGACGTCCACGTCGACACCCTCCTGCTCGAACTGCGCGACCTGATCGAGGCCCGTGGCGACGAGCCGACCGGTCCGATCGCTCTGCTCGTCGCGTACGACCGCCGGCACCACACCGACCTGGTCGAGACCCTGCGCGCCTGGCTCGACGCCTTCGGCGATGTCGCCGCTGCGGCCGCGGCCGTGTACGTCCACCCCAACACGTTCCGGTACCGCCTGCGCCGCCTGGCCGAAGTGGGCGGGCTGGATCTCGACGACCCCGACTCCCGCTTCGCCGCCATGCTCCAGCTCCGCCTGGTCCCCACCACTTGA
- a CDS encoding NAD-dependent epimerase/dehydratase family protein has product MRIWVSGARGKLGAEVCRQVVAGGHEVIEADLSGPDPVDLMDREAVARSLRGADAIVHCAGIASPENIEPVRLFEANAITTFNALEEAWKLGIRTAVLASSGSIYGTAWSPDEIGTPDVPVDEDTELRYVDPYALTKDVLERIGQSYARRGVQVTALRFHWILTPDEVRRYIADAPAADNRRNLWGYVDLAEAARACILSLHPRIQDRFAALVIAAEDTGRLEPTADLLAEYSPDTKIHTALEGTASLFDSSRAADVINWTHHSTWRDQ; this is encoded by the coding sequence GTGCGGATCTGGGTTAGTGGGGCGCGGGGGAAGCTGGGCGCGGAGGTTTGCCGGCAGGTGGTTGCCGGCGGGCATGAGGTGATCGAGGCGGATCTCAGCGGGCCGGACCCGGTTGATCTCATGGACCGGGAGGCCGTTGCCCGTTCGCTGCGTGGGGCTGATGCGATCGTGCACTGTGCCGGGATCGCCAGTCCGGAGAACATCGAGCCGGTGCGTCTGTTCGAGGCCAATGCGATCACGACGTTCAACGCCCTCGAAGAAGCGTGGAAGCTCGGCATCCGTACCGCTGTGCTCGCCTCCAGTGGCTCGATCTACGGCACCGCGTGGTCCCCGGACGAGATCGGCACCCCGGACGTCCCGGTCGACGAGGACACCGAGCTCCGGTACGTCGACCCGTACGCGCTCACCAAGGACGTCCTCGAACGCATTGGCCAGTCGTACGCGCGGCGCGGCGTACAGGTCACCGCCCTGCGCTTCCACTGGATCCTCACCCCCGACGAGGTACGCCGGTACATCGCCGACGCACCGGCCGCGGACAACCGCCGCAACCTCTGGGGGTACGTCGACCTGGCGGAGGCCGCCCGCGCCTGCATTCTGTCGCTCCACCCGCGCATCCAGGACCGCTTCGCCGCGCTGGTCATCGCCGCCGAAGACACCGGCCGCCTCGAGCCGACCGCGGACCTCCTGGCCGAATACTCACCCGACACCAAGATCCACACCGCCCTGGAAGGCACCGCCTCCCTCTTCGACAGCAGCCGAGCCGCCGACGTCATCAACTGGACCCACCACAGCACCTGGCGCGACCAGTAG
- a CDS encoding electron transfer flavoprotein subunit alpha/FixB family protein, which produces MSNVLVLVDHSAGTVRKTTAELLTIARRLGEPVAVFIGDGVQDALPALGQYGATKVIALTDPELSQFLVAPKAEALQQVAAKLEPSAILISSSAEGKEIAARLAVKLDSGLITDAVDVEAGPVTTQSVFAGNYTVKSKVTHGTPIITVKPNAATPEAAETSPEVEEFDVSISDTAKTARITESKPREATGRPELTEAAIIVSGGRGTGGDFGPIEAFADSLGAAVGASRAAVDSGWYPHAYQVGQTGKTVSPQLYVAAGISGAIQHRAGMQTSKTIVAVNKDPEAPIFELVDYGVVGDLHKVLPTATEEVTKRKS; this is translated from the coding sequence ATGTCGAACGTTCTGGTTCTCGTTGACCACTCCGCGGGCACGGTCCGCAAGACGACCGCCGAGCTCCTCACCATCGCCCGCCGGCTCGGCGAGCCGGTCGCGGTCTTCATCGGCGACGGTGTGCAGGACGCGCTGCCGGCCCTCGGGCAGTACGGCGCGACCAAGGTGATCGCGCTGACCGACCCGGAGCTGTCGCAGTTCCTGGTGGCGCCGAAGGCCGAGGCGTTGCAGCAGGTCGCGGCCAAGCTGGAGCCGTCGGCGATCCTGATCTCGTCGAGCGCCGAGGGCAAGGAGATCGCGGCCCGGCTCGCGGTCAAGCTGGACTCGGGTCTGATCACCGACGCGGTCGATGTCGAGGCGGGTCCTGTCACCACGCAGTCGGTGTTCGCCGGCAACTACACGGTCAAGTCGAAGGTCACCCACGGCACGCCGATCATCACCGTGAAGCCGAACGCCGCGACCCCCGAGGCCGCCGAGACTTCGCCGGAGGTGGAGGAGTTCGACGTGTCGATCTCCGACACGGCGAAGACGGCGCGGATCACCGAGTCGAAGCCGCGGGAGGCGACCGGTCGTCCGGAGCTGACCGAGGCCGCGATCATCGTGTCCGGCGGCCGCGGGACCGGCGGCGACTTCGGCCCGATCGAGGCGTTCGCGGACTCGCTCGGTGCGGCCGTAGGTGCGTCCCGTGCCGCGGTCGACTCGGGGTGGTATCCGCACGCCTACCAGGTCGGCCAGACCGGCAAGACTGTGTCCCCGCAGCTGTACGTCGCGGCGGGTATCTCCGGCGCGATCCAGCACCGCGCCGGCATGCAGACCTCGAAGACCATCGTCGCGGTCAACAAGGACCCCGAAGCCCCGATCTTCGAGCTGGTCGACTACGGCGTCGTCGGCGACCTCCACAAGGTCCTCCCCACCGCCACCGAAGAAGTCACCAAGCGCAAGTCGTAA
- a CDS encoding electron transfer flavoprotein subunit beta/FixA family protein, which produces MKIVVCAKFVPDATADRRFRSEDNTVDRAGVDGLLSELDEYAVETALTVKEAGDGEVTILTVGPEQAADAVKKGLQMGADAGVHVVDDAIHGSDAVATSLILAKALAKLEADLVVFGMGSTDGGMGVVPAMVSERLGLPAVTLGSEVTVDGQTVRIRRDGDTASETIEGTLPLVLSVSDQANEPRYPSFKGIMAAKKKPVETWSLADLELTSEQVGGASAWTEVVEVTARPPRSAGTIVTDEDGSGAAGLVEFLSTNKFL; this is translated from the coding sequence ATGAAGATCGTCGTCTGCGCGAAGTTCGTGCCGGATGCCACCGCGGACCGCCGCTTCCGCTCCGAGGACAACACGGTGGACCGGGCCGGTGTCGACGGGCTGTTGTCCGAGCTGGACGAGTATGCCGTCGAGACCGCGCTCACCGTGAAGGAGGCCGGGGATGGTGAGGTGACCATTCTCACGGTCGGTCCGGAGCAGGCCGCGGACGCGGTGAAGAAGGGTCTGCAGATGGGCGCCGACGCCGGCGTGCACGTGGTCGACGACGCGATCCACGGTTCGGACGCGGTCGCCACGTCGCTGATCCTGGCCAAGGCACTGGCCAAGCTCGAGGCCGACCTGGTCGTGTTCGGCATGGGTTCGACCGACGGCGGCATGGGGGTCGTGCCGGCGATGGTGTCGGAGCGGCTCGGGCTGCCGGCCGTGACGCTGGGCTCGGAGGTGACCGTCGACGGGCAGACCGTTCGGATCCGCCGCGACGGCGACACTGCGAGCGAGACGATCGAGGGCACGCTGCCGCTGGTGCTGAGCGTCTCCGACCAGGCCAACGAGCCGCGGTACCCGTCGTTCAAGGGGATCATGGCGGCGAAGAAGAAGCCGGTCGAGACCTGGTCGCTGGCCGATCTGGAGCTCACGTCCGAGCAGGTCGGTGGCGCGTCGGCGTGGACCGAGGTGGTCGAGGTGACCGCCCGCCCGCCGCGCAGCGCCGGCACGATCGTCACCGACGAGGACGGCAGCGGTGCCGCCGGGCTCGTCGAGTTCCTGTCCACGAACAAGTTCCTCTGA